One segment of Solanum lycopersicum chromosome 1, SLM_r2.1 DNA contains the following:
- the GA2ox3 gene encoding gibberellin 2-oxidase, with protein MVVATPSPLIRRGNKKKTAAFGVPTIDLSDDKSIASEMIVKACEDYGFFKVINHGVSKKVIARMEREAADFFSRPVSEKGRAGPAAPFGYGSKNIGFNGDKGDLEYILLEANTLSLSQRAKNFSNDPSTFSSVTNDYVSAVRKLSCDILELVAEGLWIEDNSIFSKLISDSHNDSCFRVNHYPPFITPNNDDNQDELNNNHWGLSPNPSKSRVGFGEHTDPQILTILRSNDVSGLQIYTHDGFWIPVPPDPNEFFVFVGDSFQALTNGRFTSVRHRVVSINSWKSRMSMMYFAAPALGAWISAPPQINNITNIYKPFKWGDFKQIVYSLRLADSRLDYFKNHTQ; from the exons ATGGTAGTAGCAACTCCATCTCCCCTTATACGCCGCGGTAACAAGAAAAAAACCGCGGCGTTTGGGGTTCCGACAATTGACTTGTCGGATGACAAGTCTATTGCGTCCGAAATGATTGTGAAAGCATGTGAAGATTACGGTttctttaaagttataaatcaCGGGGTTTCGAAGAAGGTGATCGCGAGAATGGAAAGGGAAGCCGCGGACTTCTTTTCGCGTCCCGTCTCTGAGAAGGGACGCGCTGGTCCCGCGGCTCCCTTTGGTTATGGTAGCAAGAACATTGGCTTCAATGGAGATAAAGGTGATCTTGAATATATTCTCTTGGAAGCAAATACACTTTCTCTTTCTCAACGAGCCAAAAACTTCTCTAATGACCCTTCTACTTTCAG CTCGGTGACAAATGATTACGTAAGTGCAGTTAGGAAGCTATCTTGTGATATTCTTGAATTGGTGGCTGAAGGTTTATGGATAGAAGACAATTCAATTTTCAGCAAGCTCATAAGTGATTCACACAATGACTCTTGTTTCAGAGTCAATCACTATCCACCATTTATCACAcctaataatgatgataatcaAGATGAACTAAACAATAATCATTGGGGCCTATCACCAAATCCATCAAAATCAAGAGTTGGATTTGGAGAACATACTGATCCACAAATACTAACAATCCTTCGATCAAATGACGTTAGTGGACTTCAAATATATACTCATGATGGATTTTGGATACCTGTTCCTCCTGATCCTAATGAGTTCTTCGTTTTCGTAGGGGACTCCTTTCAG GCGTTGACGAATGGTAGATTTACCAGTGTAAGACATAGAGTGGTGTCAATAAATTCATGGAAAAGTAGAATGTCCATGATGTACTTTGCAGCTCCTGCTCTTGGCGCTTGGATAAGTGCTCCTCCTCAAATCAACaatattactaatatttataaGCCTTTCAAGTGGGGGGACTTTAAACAAATTGTGTATTCATTACGTCTGGCTGATAGTCGTCTTGACTATTTCAAGAATCATACCCAATGA